Sequence from the Chitinophagales bacterium genome:
CACATCGGCATTTACTTCCGCACGTGCGGAATATGATTTATTCTGTATTGGCATAAAGAATAAATCACATTGGTATTAACTTAGGTTGAACCATCACAATATTTCACCGCCATCTTCGACTTTCCATTAATTTTGAAGTATGATAAATGGATTATCTAAAGTTGACTGGAAAAAAGACTTGCATGTACTGCTTGTATTGACATCATTGGTAGTTTTGTTTTTTCCATCACATATACTATGGAGTCAGAGCTTGATAGCTTGTGTATTATGGGCTGTGATATTGTTTCTTAAATCCAGAAAGTTTGAGACTAAAAGTTTTTTAGCCTACCTATTAATTACATTTTATTTTATAATAGTTTTATCAGGCATTTGGGCAGAGAATAATGCCCTTTATCTGGGTGCCATACGTATGAAAATTATGTTACTAGGAATTCCATTTTGCTTTCTAATATGGAGCCATTGGTCTTCAAATCAGATTAAATTATTCACTAAGGGACTTTTATTGGCGATATTCTTATCTGCTTGCTTTGTTGTAGTAAATTATCTCATACATAGAACAGAGATTCTGGAAGGACTACTCAGAGGACATCCCATTCCTGTTCCTTTCAAAGATCATATTCGCTATTCTATTTTACTTTGTTTTTCTTTAATACTGAGCTTGTATCACGCGGATAAGTGCAGAAAAAACCATATTAAGCGTAGTTTTTATTATTGGTTTGCAGGTAGTATCTTGTTATTTTTTTATATACAATTTCTAGCAGTAAAGACAGGAATATTGCTTTCTATTGTTGTGGTATTTTCTTTTATCAGTTTTAAAATTTGGGAAAAGAAAGTTTATGTGAAAGGCCTAGTAGCTTTCTTATTCATTTTTATAAGTCTTTTTTTAGTAGTTCAATATGTCCCAACAGTTAAAAATAAGTTATCCTATTTTTCATGGGATATAGGAAAATACAAGGAGAAGAATTACAAATCATATTCTGATGGAGAACGCATTGTTTCTATCATGAAAGGTTACGAGATCGCTTATCAAAACCCTATACTTGGAGTGGGTGAAGGCAATTTGGTAAGATATATGGATTCTGATTCGAACAAGCTACCACACAACCAATTCATTGTTGTATGGGCGCAAAATGGGATATTCGGTTTGATTGGTTTTATAGCTATTTTTGTAGTCTCTTTTTGGGTTTCTATAAAGAAACACAACTGGCTAGCATTTGCCTATACTTTAGCTATGTTCATAGCCAACATGCTGGAACCCATGTTCGAAACTCAAGTAGGTTTGACGATTTTTATACTACCTTTGCTCATAGTACATTCCATAGAAAGATTGGATACGAATTGAGTTTAGCAGTTGTTATTATTACAAAAAATGAGGAAAAGAATATTCTACGCTGCCTAGAATCAGTGGAAGCGTTTTGTGATGAAATTATAGTTCTGGATAGTTTTTCCACAGATAGAACAAAGGATGTATGTTCTGGATATTCTAAGGTGAAATTTTTTGAGCGTGCGTTTGATGATTATATTCAGCAAAAGAATTTCGCCAATTCCTTGGTCGAATCAAATTATATTTTGAGCTTAGATGCCGATGAATATGCAGATAGTTCTTTGCAGAAGCTTATTGAGTCTAGAGAATATGAAACCTATGGTGCCGTTCAATTTTTACGAATAAATTTTATTGAAAATTTTTCTGTTAGATATGGACTTTGGAGCAGAGATGTTAAGATTCGATTATGGAAGAAAGAACTAGCCAAGTGGTCAGGCTCTATTCCTCATGAACATATAGATTTATTGCCGAATACCAAGATATTAAATTCTTCAGCTGTAATAAATCATAATGCTTATGAAAATTCCCAAGATTTAGTTTTGAAGGCAGAAAAATATGCCTTACTTGCAGCTAAAAATTATTCATCTAAATCGTTGGCTTTGCTTACTTGGTCTCTGCTCGTGAATCCTATTTTTAAATTTTTCAAAGGTTATATTCTTCTTCAAGGTTATAAGGATGGAAAATTCGGTTGGGAAATTGCAAAAGTTTCCTTCATTGAAACATTTAAAAAGTATTTTTATGCCTTGAAATTAAAATTTCAAAACAATTAGTCATGGCAGTCATAGCAACGGTGTTTAAAAAGCTACTGAAGTTTATGAAATGGTTTTTTATCATTTCAATAATTTCAGTGATTATATTTCGATTTATTCCTATTCCTATTACGCCTACTATGATCTATCTTTTGGGCGAACAAGCTTTCGATTCAGAGCGCAAATTGGTTTTAAAAAAAGATTGGGAGTCTCTTTCGAATATTTCACCTAATATGAAATTGGCGGTCATTGCATCGGAAGATCAGTTGTTTTATGAGCATTATGGCTTCGACTTCGCAGCTATAAAAAAGGCTATTCGCAATAACGAAAAGGGAAGAAGGCTCAAAGGTGGAAGCACCATATCCCAACAAACCGCAAAAAATGCTT
This genomic interval carries:
- a CDS encoding O-antigen ligase family protein, which gives rise to MINGLSKVDWKKDLHVLLVLTSLVVLFFPSHILWSQSLIACVLWAVILFLKSRKFETKSFLAYLLITFYFIIVLSGIWAENNALYLGAIRMKIMLLGIPFCFLIWSHWSSNQIKLFTKGLLLAIFLSACFVVVNYLIHRTEILEGLLRGHPIPVPFKDHIRYSILLCFSLILSLYHADKCRKNHIKRSFYYWFAGSILLFFYIQFLAVKTGILLSIVVVFSFISFKIWEKKVYVKGLVAFLFIFISLFLVVQYVPTVKNKLSYFSWDIGKYKEKNYKSYSDGERIVSIMKGYEIAYQNPILGVGEGNLVRYMDSDSNKLPHNQFIVVWAQNGIFGLIGFIAIFVVSFWVSIKKHNWLAFAYTLAMFIANMLEPMFETQVGLTIFILPLLIVHSIERLDTN
- a CDS encoding glycosyltransferase family 2 protein, whose amino-acid sequence is MSLAVVIITKNEEKNILRCLESVEAFCDEIIVLDSFSTDRTKDVCSGYSKVKFFERAFDDYIQQKNFANSLVESNYILSLDADEYADSSLQKLIESREYETYGAVQFLRINFIENFSVRYGLWSRDVKIRLWKKELAKWSGSIPHEHIDLLPNTKILNSSAVINHNAYENSQDLVLKAEKYALLAAKNYSSKSLALLTWSLLVNPIFKFFKGYILLQGYKDGKFGWEIAKVSFIETFKKYFYALKLKFQNN
- the mtgA gene encoding monofunctional biosynthetic peptidoglycan transglycosylase, with the protein product MAVIATVFKKLLKFMKWFFIISIISVIIFRFIPIPITPTMIYLLGEQAFDSERKLVLKKDWESLSNISPNMKLAVIASEDQLFYEHYGFDFAAIKKAIRNNEKGRRLKGGSTISQQTAKNAFLLPHRNYLRKGLEAYFTMLIELLWSKDRIIEVYLNVIEFGNGIYGVEAASQYYFKKSASKLTKDEASLLAAVLPNPIRYKVDNPSSYILRRKNWIKRQISKLGIPTEIKN